Proteins found in one Cellulomonas palmilytica genomic segment:
- a CDS encoding AI-2E family transporter, with amino-acid sequence MAEPGVGSQGARPARRVAGTARRTPPPAEPDAPRWLRSLAGVSWRLIVAVIAVGMVFYATSQVKLLFIAVFLALVFTAVLRPLVEWFSKVMPRFLATALAIISGFLFFAGLLTYVGYSVANEWEDLSQQFSDGIDQIIEFLESDTLPFTITSEQIAGWISDAQQWVQDHATELAGQAAERAGSVVEVFTALALAIFCTVFFLARGQEMWTWFLNQIPARFREGWIKAGGAGWYTFSGYTRGTVIIAVTDGMLAFVLLLVLGVPLAAPLAVLVFIGAFIPLIGAPAAMIIAMIVALAANGFWSAVIVGIGIALIGQFEGHVLQPLVMGKQVSIHPVVVALAVAGGTLTAGILGAVVSVPLVAVAWAVFSRLRTLDPPMEADDADDEVGPVDTERRHDQDAATPS; translated from the coding sequence ATGGCGGAGCCGGGCGTCGGGTCGCAGGGCGCTCGTCCCGCACGACGGGTCGCGGGGACGGCCCGCAGGACGCCGCCACCTGCGGAGCCGGACGCGCCGCGCTGGCTGCGCTCGCTGGCGGGCGTCTCGTGGCGACTGATCGTCGCCGTCATCGCGGTCGGCATGGTGTTCTACGCGACGTCGCAGGTGAAGCTGCTGTTCATCGCGGTGTTCCTCGCGCTGGTCTTCACCGCGGTGCTGCGGCCGCTCGTCGAGTGGTTCAGCAAGGTCATGCCGCGGTTCCTCGCCACCGCCCTGGCGATCATCTCCGGGTTCCTGTTCTTCGCCGGCCTGCTCACGTACGTGGGGTACTCGGTGGCGAACGAGTGGGAGGACCTGTCCCAGCAGTTCAGCGACGGCATCGACCAGATCATCGAGTTCCTCGAGAGCGACACGCTGCCGTTCACCATCACGAGCGAGCAGATCGCCGGCTGGATCAGCGACGCGCAGCAGTGGGTGCAGGACCACGCGACCGAGCTCGCGGGCCAGGCCGCCGAGCGTGCCGGGTCCGTCGTCGAGGTGTTCACGGCGCTCGCGCTGGCGATCTTCTGCACGGTGTTCTTCCTGGCGCGCGGCCAGGAGATGTGGACGTGGTTCCTCAACCAGATCCCCGCGCGGTTCCGTGAGGGTTGGATCAAGGCCGGCGGTGCGGGCTGGTACACGTTCTCCGGCTACACGCGGGGAACCGTGATCATCGCAGTGACCGACGGGATGCTCGCGTTCGTGCTGCTGCTGGTCCTCGGTGTGCCGCTCGCGGCGCCGCTGGCGGTGCTCGTGTTCATCGGCGCCTTCATCCCGCTGATCGGCGCGCCCGCCGCGATGATCATCGCGATGATCGTGGCGCTCGCGGCCAACGGGTTCTGGTCCGCGGTGATCGTCGGCATCGGCATCGCGCTCATCGGGCAGTTCGAGGGGCACGTGCTGCAGCCGCTCGTCATGGGCAAGCAGGTGTCGATCCACCCGGTGGTGGTCGCGCTCGCGGTCGCGGGCGGGACGCTGACGGCGGGGATCCTCGGTGCGGTGGTGAGCGTGCCGCTCGTCGCGGTCGCGTGGGCGGTGTTCTCGCGGCTGCGCACGCTGGACCCGCCGATGGAGGCGGACGACGCGGACG